In a genomic window of Candidatus Competibacteraceae bacterium:
- a CDS encoding endonuclease/exonuclease/phosphatase family protein, whose protein sequence is MPSRETTMLSIATFNLCNLSATAPPTRRQRLGALIAHELAGPAILALQEIMQESAGPAGAPVPADATYQALIEAVTDAGGPGYAYREIPPLADRDGGMAGANIRVGLLFDPARVRFSDRGNAGPEASNGIRFSSDGPSLTLNPGRIAPAHPAFAGDSRCHWAPSRKALAAEFEIAGRRLFVIACHFKSMRALNRREEDYAKKQRHVQAEIVQQFAADLLACDPQAAIVILGDLNDVPGSKTLKLLKGERFHNLLDDRPRGQCYTRRHGGQPQALDHILVSPALRGGAVARIPHPNSDSAPHGPEPASDHDPVLALLPAFADPT, encoded by the coding sequence ATGCCGTCACGAGAAACCACCATGCTGTCCATCGCTACTTTCAACCTCTGCAATCTGAGTGCGACCGCCCCGCCAACCCGCCGCCAACGCCTGGGTGCTCTGATCGCCCACGAATTGGCCGGACCGGCCATTTTGGCCCTTCAGGAAATCATGCAAGAAAGCGCCGGCCCAGCAGGAGCGCCGGTTCCAGCCGATGCCACCTATCAGGCGCTGATTGAGGCGGTGACCGACGCCGGTGGACCGGGCTATGCGTACCGGGAAATTCCCCCGTTGGCCGACCGCGACGGCGGCATGGCCGGCGCCAACATCCGCGTCGGGCTGCTGTTCGATCCGGCGCGAGTACGTTTCTCCGACCGGGGCAACGCTGGTCCGGAGGCTAGCAACGGCATTCGTTTCAGCAGCGACGGCCCCAGTCTGACGCTCAATCCTGGCCGCATCGCACCCGCCCACCCCGCCTTTGCGGGCGACAGCCGCTGCCATTGGGCACCCAGCCGCAAGGCGTTGGCGGCGGAGTTCGAGATCGCCGGGCGACGTTTGTTCGTGATCGCTTGCCATTTCAAGTCCATGCGCGCGCTCAACCGCCGCGAAGAGGACTATGCCAAAAAGCAGCGTCACGTCCAAGCCGAGATCGTCCAGCAGTTCGCCGCCGATCTACTGGCTTGCGACCCTCAAGCCGCTATCGTCATCCTGGGCGATCTCAACGACGTACCGGGCTCCAAGACGCTCAAGTTGCTCAAGGGCGAACGGTTTCACAATCTGCTGGACGACCGGCCGCGCGGGCAGTGTTACACCCGCCGTCACGGCGGCCAACCGCAGGCGCTGGACCATATTCTAGTCAGTCCGGCCCTGCGCGGCGGCGCGGTAGCGCGCATCCCTCACCCCAACAGCGATAGCGCGCCCCACGGACCGGAACCGGCCAGCGATCATGATCCGGTCTTGGCGCTGCTCCCCGCCTTTGCCGACCCAACATAA
- a CDS encoding type VI secretion system contractile sheath large subunit translates to MPGRMEFQFALPKSVSAPRRQNPDAPARILIMADFSGRAHRDPSPSAPSERASRSLVRVDADTLDAVMARLAPALRLPLAGETSGATVAISFASIDDFHPDALYQRLELFQVLRRTRARLLDPASFARAAAELNLGSAPASARSEASPAAEEHDPALLERLLGRPASPAPARFTAPSSDALAGLLQAVVRPHIVNINPQQKSWVAAVDTATGEQLRAILHHPAFQALEAAWRSVHDFVMAVDSTEICIELLDVTRQELLDDSGAAAGEPPATQLRALLEERGAGMDDGPLWSLLIGDYQFGATAEDVALLGALGTLAARAGGPFLAAALPETLGASSPAALADPTSWPALPEDHQRHWNRLRTSAVAPWLGLVLPRVLLRLPYGSKTDPIESFPFEEMPAGHDPAAYLWGNPAFICARLIAAEFGESGWQEGLGAMTELDDLPGHAYEDSGERVLQPATEILLGERALHALLARGLMPLAGHRQRSVVRLLRFQSLADPPASLAGPWQVVS, encoded by the coding sequence ATGCCAGGTCGCATGGAATTCCAGTTCGCCCTCCCGAAATCGGTTTCGGCTCCGCGTCGCCAGAACCCGGACGCACCCGCGCGCATCCTGATCATGGCGGATTTCAGCGGGCGCGCTCACCGAGACCCATCGCCCTCGGCGCCCAGCGAACGCGCCAGCCGATCGCTGGTGCGGGTAGACGCCGATACGCTCGATGCCGTCATGGCGCGGCTGGCGCCCGCATTGCGTCTGCCGCTCGCTGGCGAAACCAGCGGCGCCACCGTCGCGATCAGTTTTGCAAGTATCGACGATTTTCACCCTGACGCGCTCTATCAGCGCCTGGAACTTTTCCAAGTCTTACGGCGCACCCGCGCACGCCTGCTCGATCCGGCCAGCTTCGCGCGGGCCGCGGCCGAGCTGAATTTGGGTTCCGCCCCAGCATCCGCCCGATCCGAAGCCAGCCCTGCTGCTGAAGAGCACGACCCCGCTCTGCTCGAACGTTTGTTGGGCCGGCCGGCCAGCCCTGCGCCGGCACGGTTTACCGCTCCGAGCAGCGACGCGCTCGCCGGCTTGCTGCAAGCCGTCGTCCGACCGCACATCGTGAACATCAATCCCCAGCAAAAGAGCTGGGTGGCCGCGGTGGATACCGCAACCGGCGAACAACTTCGCGCGATCCTGCATCATCCCGCGTTTCAAGCCCTAGAGGCGGCGTGGCGGAGCGTACACGACTTCGTCATGGCTGTGGACAGCACGGAAATTTGCATCGAGCTGTTAGATGTCACCCGCCAGGAGTTGTTGGATGACTCGGGCGCGGCGGCTGGAGAGCCACCAGCGACTCAGCTACGCGCCTTGCTGGAGGAGCGTGGCGCCGGCATGGACGACGGACCGCTCTGGTCGTTATTGATCGGCGATTACCAGTTCGGCGCCACGGCCGAGGACGTGGCTTTGCTGGGCGCTTTGGGAACTTTGGCCGCCCGTGCCGGCGGTCCCTTTCTGGCGGCTGCTTTGCCGGAAACGCTGGGCGCTTCATCGCCGGCGGCGTTGGCCGATCCCACCTCGTGGCCAGCACTGCCAGAAGACCATCAGCGGCATTGGAACCGGCTGAGGACGAGCGCGGTGGCGCCCTGGCTGGGTCTGGTGTTGCCGCGCGTCCTCCTGCGGCTGCCTTACGGCTCAAAAACCGATCCCATCGAATCATTTCCTTTCGAAGAAATGCCGGCGGGGCACGATCCCGCCGCTTATCTTTGGGGCAACCCAGCCTTTATCTGCGCGCGATTGATCGCGGCGGAATTCGGCGAAAGCGGCTGGCAGGAAGGGCTCGGTGCCATGACTGAACTCGATGACCTGCCCGGCCACGCTTATGAGGATTCGGGGGAGCGGGTGCTGCAACCCGCCACCGAAATCTTGTTGGGCGAGCGGGCGCTGCACGCCCTACTGGCGCGCGGCCTCATGCCGCTGGCGGGCCACCGCCAGCGCAGCGTGGTACGGTTGCTTAGATTTCAGTCGCTGGCCGATCCGCCGGCGTCTCTGGCGGGACCTTGGCAGGTTGTTTCATGA
- a CDS encoding DUF4123 domain-containing protein — translation MAVTAPQILRQQLFAIPDTTVYAVLDGASVPELPQTLERFEVEAECLFRGEQNLEMAQVAPYLVRLPPDAAFTEWLLREGWGKHWGIFILSKADLRELRMHLRTFLKVYGPDLKPLYFRYYDPRVLRVYLPTCNARELQTVFGPVLRYLVEDEKPTGLWTFWPEGEQIRSERTLLGA, via the coding sequence ATGGCTGTGACCGCGCCGCAGATTCTCAGACAGCAGCTTTTCGCAATTCCCGACACCACGGTCTACGCTGTTCTCGACGGTGCTTCGGTTCCCGAGTTGCCGCAAACCCTGGAACGCTTCGAGGTCGAAGCGGAATGCTTGTTCCGGGGTGAACAGAACCTCGAAATGGCGCAAGTCGCGCCGTATTTGGTGCGGTTGCCCCCGGATGCGGCGTTTACCGAATGGTTGTTGCGCGAGGGTTGGGGCAAGCATTGGGGTATTTTTATCCTCAGTAAAGCCGATTTACGGGAATTGCGAATGCACTTGCGCACCTTTCTCAAGGTCTACGGGCCGGATTTGAAGCCGCTGTATTTTCGCTATTACGACCCCCGCGTGTTGCGGGTTTATCTGCCGACTTGCAACGCGCGGGAGCTGCAAACGGTGTTCGGCCCGGTGCTGCGCTATCTGGTCGAGGACGAAAAGCCGACGGGGTTGTGGACATTCTGGCCCGAAGGCGAACAAATTCGCAGCGAGCGGACGCTGTTGGGCGCATGA
- a CDS encoding glutaredoxin family protein, translating to MNLGACKIKIVLFSTVGCHLCERAEALLRRHADIALKLVEIVDDPVLLERYGVRIPVALHAGTGRELDWPFDATALQRWLDG from the coding sequence ATGAACTTAGGGGCTTGCAAAATTAAAATCGTGCTTTTTTCGACGGTCGGCTGTCATCTGTGCGAGCGGGCGGAAGCGTTGCTTCGCCGGCACGCCGATATCGCGCTCAAACTCGTGGAAATTGTCGACGATCCGGTATTGCTGGAACGTTATGGCGTTCGCATTCCCGTGGCGCTGCACGCGGGAACCGGCCGGGAATTGGACTGGCCGTTTGACGCCACCGCATTGCAGCGCTGGTTGGACGGTTAA
- a CDS encoding outer membrane protein transport protein, with protein MPEQLPRGYLPILGFAGLLALTGPAHASGLQITEQSVTGLGRAFAGGSLPNDDVSGAYYNPADMMLGKGTQAQAGITFIGISMETENSGSSVRLPGNLGAVLTQPGTVPVFVTVPSAGRNDDGGTDKLVPNGYYAMDINDRMRFGLGITAPFAVSTSYGRNWIGRYHAVNSDLLTVDVNPSIAYRINESFSIGAGVSAQYAEAKLSQALFNPLSAFTKDGYAAVKADGWAFGYNLGALYEYDANTRFSLSYRSRIKHSVDGDRTISDYIPSRNGTVSAKADVTLPDWVGLAAYRRLDDRWAVMGGVRWTNWSVFDKLEIDFGDGSKSVTPEHWKDSWSFGIAVSYDYNPDWTFRTGYVHDQTPVPSTEFRTPRIPDNDRNAFALGFTYHPNPQLAVDFGYMYIKFADGGTENTINLIPAPAGLITDTLRIDYSGTGNLIGLQASYRF; from the coding sequence ATGCCAGAGCAGCTACCGCGCGGTTATCTTCCGATTCTCGGCTTTGCCGGGTTATTGGCCTTGACCGGGCCGGCTCACGCTTCGGGCTTGCAAATCACCGAGCAGAGCGTGACTGGGCTGGGCCGCGCTTTCGCGGGCGGCAGCCTGCCGAACGATGACGTTTCCGGTGCTTACTACAATCCTGCCGATATGATGCTCGGCAAAGGCACTCAGGCGCAGGCTGGCATAACCTTTATCGGCATCAGCATGGAAACGGAAAATTCCGGTTCGAGCGTCCGGCTGCCGGGCAACTTGGGCGCGGTCCTCACCCAGCCGGGCACCGTGCCGGTGTTTGTGACTGTGCCGTCCGCGGGACGCAACGACGACGGCGGCACCGATAAACTGGTGCCCAACGGTTATTACGCCATGGATATCAATGACCGGATGCGGTTTGGCCTCGGCATCACCGCGCCCTTTGCGGTCAGCACCAGCTACGGCAGAAACTGGATCGGACGCTACCACGCGGTCAATTCAGATCTGCTGACGGTCGACGTCAATCCCTCCATCGCCTATCGCATCAACGAGAGCTTCTCCATCGGGGCGGGGGTCAGCGCCCAGTATGCCGAAGCGAAGCTCAGCCAAGCGCTGTTCAATCCGCTGAGCGCTTTCACCAAGGATGGCTATGCGGCTGTCAAGGCCGACGGCTGGGCGTTTGGTTACAATTTAGGCGCCCTGTATGAATACGATGCCAACACCCGGTTCAGCCTCAGCTATCGGTCGCGCATCAAGCATTCGGTCGACGGCGATCGAACCATTTCCGACTACATTCCGAGCCGCAACGGCACGGTGTCCGCCAAGGCGGATGTAACCTTGCCAGACTGGGTGGGGCTGGCGGCTTACCGGCGGCTCGACGACCGCTGGGCGGTGATGGGTGGGGTGCGCTGGACCAACTGGAGCGTGTTCGACAAGCTGGAAATCGATTTTGGCGACGGCTCGAAAAGTGTCACGCCGGAGCATTGGAAGGATAGCTGGTCGTTCGGGATCGCCGTCAGTTACGACTACAATCCAGATTGGACTTTCCGGACGGGTTACGTCCACGATCAAACCCCGGTTCCCTCCACGGAATTTCGCACCCCGCGCATTCCCGACAACGACCGCAACGCTTTTGCGCTCGGCTTCACCTATCATCCCAACCCGCAGCTCGCCGTCGACTTTGGCTATATGTACATCAAGTTCGCCGACGGCGGCACCGAAAACACCATCAATCTGATTCCCGCGCCCGCCGGACTGATTACCGATACGCTGCGGATCGACTACAGCGGTACGGGCAATTTGATCGGCTTGCAGGCCAGCTACCGATTTTGA
- a CDS encoding pyridoxal-dependent decarboxylase, exosortase A system-associated — MNNERPVHPPMAQFPVIDGCLSVGGIPLTQLAARVGQTPFYAYDRRLLNERVALLRRTLPPAVELHYAIKANPMPAVVQHMAGLVDGLDVASLGELKVALDTGMDPGRISFAGPGKRPVELAAAIAAGITLNLESCNETERVARLSQEQRRPARVAVRVNPDFELKTAGMKMGGGPKPFGVDAEQVPALLGRIGELGLAFQGFHIFSGSQNLRATAIVEAQNRTFELALRLATDAPGPIRLLNIGGGFGIPYFPGDTPLDLEPIAANLERWLPIVRKQLPEARVILELGRYLVGEAGVYVAEVVDRKISRGQVFLITNGGLHHHLAASGNFGQVVRKNYPVTVGNRMIESEKEIVNVVGPLCTPLDILADRMELPKAEVGDFIVVFQSGAYGLSASPIAFLSHPGCGEVIV; from the coding sequence ATGAACAACGAGCGCCCGGTTCATCCGCCGATGGCGCAATTTCCGGTGATCGACGGCTGCCTGAGCGTGGGAGGCATTCCGCTGACGCAACTGGCGGCGCGGGTCGGCCAGACCCCGTTTTACGCCTACGACCGGCGGCTGTTAAACGAGCGAGTGGCGCTGTTGCGCCGTACGCTGCCGCCCGCCGTCGAGCTGCATTATGCGATCAAGGCCAATCCGATGCCGGCGGTGGTCCAGCACATGGCCGGGCTAGTCGATGGTTTGGACGTGGCCTCGCTCGGCGAGTTGAAGGTGGCGCTGGATACCGGCATGGATCCCGGCCGGATCAGTTTCGCCGGACCCGGCAAGCGACCGGTCGAGCTGGCCGCCGCCATCGCCGCCGGCATCACCCTCAATCTGGAATCCTGCAACGAGACCGAAAGGGTCGCTCGGTTGAGTCAGGAACAGCGCCGGCCGGCGCGGGTGGCGGTACGGGTCAATCCGGATTTCGAGTTGAAAACCGCCGGGATGAAAATGGGCGGCGGGCCGAAACCTTTTGGGGTGGACGCCGAACAGGTTCCCGCATTGCTGGGCCGGATCGGCGAATTGGGTTTAGCGTTTCAGGGTTTTCACATCTTCAGCGGTTCGCAAAATCTGCGCGCCACCGCCATCGTCGAGGCGCAGAATCGCACCTTTGAATTGGCGCTGCGGTTGGCGACCGACGCACCGGGGCCGATTCGCCTGCTCAACATCGGCGGCGGCTTTGGCATTCCCTATTTTCCCGGCGATACGCCGTTGGATTTAGAACCCATCGCCGCCAATCTGGAACGCTGGCTGCCGATTGTAAGGAAGCAGCTACCGGAGGCGCGGGTGATATTGGAATTGGGCCGCTATTTGGTGGGCGAAGCAGGCGTTTACGTCGCCGAGGTCGTAGATCGCAAAATCTCGCGCGGCCAGGTTTTTTTGATCACCAACGGCGGCCTGCACCACCATTTAGCGGCGTCCGGTAATTTCGGGCAAGTGGTGCGCAAGAACTATCCGGTGACGGTGGGTAATCGGATGATCGAGAGCGAAAAGGAAATCGTGAATGTCGTGGGTCCGCTGTGCACGCCGTTGGATATTCTCGCCGACCGGATGGAATTACCGAAAGCCGAGGTCGGCGATTTCATCGTGGTTTTTCAGTCGGGGGCTTATGGGCTGAGTGCGAGCCCAATAGCGTTTCTCAGTCATCCGGGTTGTGGAGAGGTAATTGTTTGA
- a CDS encoding response regulator transcription factor: MRILIIEDEAPLLERVTAQLREQGYAVDTASDGRGGLYLGQEYPLDAAVVDLGLPDVSGIDVIRQWRAAGRRFPILILTARGRWQDKVEGLEAGADDYLVKPFYMEELLARLRALIRRTGGWTQAVLSCGPIALDTGAQQVTLVGQPVELTAYEYKLLEYLMLHAGTVISKTELTEHLYQEDEDRDSNVLEVLVGRLRRKLDPERTLNPIETLRGRGYRFRLERSAG; this comes from the coding sequence ATGCGCATCCTGATCATCGAAGACGAAGCACCTTTGCTGGAGCGGGTGACCGCCCAACTGCGCGAGCAGGGCTATGCGGTCGATACGGCCTCGGACGGCCGCGGCGGCCTGTATCTGGGTCAGGAATATCCGTTGGACGCCGCCGTGGTGGACTTGGGACTACCGGATGTGTCGGGCATCGACGTCATCCGGCAATGGCGGGCGGCGGGGCGGCGCTTTCCGATCCTGATCCTGACCGCGCGCGGGCGCTGGCAAGATAAGGTCGAAGGGCTGGAAGCGGGCGCTGACGATTATCTGGTCAAGCCCTTCTACATGGAAGAATTGCTGGCGCGGCTGCGCGCCTTGATCCGGCGCACCGGCGGCTGGACTCAGGCGGTGCTGTCCTGCGGGCCGATCGCCCTGGACACCGGCGCCCAGCAGGTCACTTTGGTCGGCCAACCGGTCGAATTGACCGCTTACGAGTACAAGTTGCTGGAGTATCTGATGCTGCACGCCGGCACGGTCATTTCCAAGACCGAGCTGACTGAACACCTGTATCAGGAAGACGAAGACCGCGACAGCAACGTGCTGGAGGTGCTGGTCGGTCGGCTGCGCCGCAAACTGGACCCCGAGCGCACGCTCAACCCCATCGAAACCTTGCGGGGTCGCGGTTATCGCTTCCGGTTGGAACGTTCCGCTGGCTGA
- a CDS encoding acyl-CoA ligase (AMP-forming), exosortase A system-associated — translation MATLLHELIFERASRRPEAVAIAHRQAVLDYAGLAQQVQAAACGLLDLGLKRSERVAVYLPKQFETVVALFAAAAAGAVFVPVNPLLKPEQVMHILRDCNVRILITARGRADRLNLDPAACPDLRALVLVDEPIDPPARQALQRLRWQTLLAAGSDLKPARVIDLDMAAILYTSGSTGKPKGVVLSHRNMLSGAYSVTRYLDNRADDRLLAILPFSFDYGLSQLTTAFVVGARAVLMDYLLPRDVITAVARDGITGLAAVPPMWVQLARLDWPAAAVESLRYFTNSGGAMPRATLNALRRRLPETTPYLMYGLTEAFRSTYLPPEEIDHRPDSIGKAIPNAEILVVRADGSPCAPGEPGELVHRGSLVAQGYWNDPDKTAERFRPLPGQNPALPLVEMAVWSGDTVRIDQEGFLYFIGRKDDMIKTSGYRVSPTEIEEVLYDSGLVAEAAALGVTHPALGQAVVAAVKPLRATCTEHELINHCKDRLPNFMVPLQVVIRQTDLPRNANGKIDRKMLAGELRDLFSETTS, via the coding sequence ATGGCCACGCTGCTGCACGAACTGATTTTCGAACGGGCAAGCCGCCGCCCCGAAGCCGTCGCCATCGCCCACCGTCAAGCCGTTCTCGACTATGCCGGCCTGGCGCAACAGGTGCAAGCAGCGGCTTGCGGGTTGCTCGATCTGGGCCTGAAACGGTCGGAACGGGTCGCCGTTTATTTGCCCAAACAGTTCGAGACCGTCGTGGCGCTGTTTGCCGCCGCTGCGGCGGGCGCGGTGTTCGTGCCGGTCAACCCGCTGCTGAAACCCGAACAAGTCATGCATATCCTGCGGGATTGCAACGTCAGAATTCTGATCACGGCGCGCGGTCGGGCGGATCGCTTGAACCTCGATCCCGCCGCTTGCCCCGACCTGCGGGCGCTGGTGTTGGTGGATGAACCGATCGATCCCCCGGCACGGCAAGCGCTGCAACGCCTACGCTGGCAAACGCTGCTGGCCGCCGGCTCCGACCTAAAGCCCGCGCGGGTCATCGACCTCGATATGGCGGCCATTCTTTATACCTCCGGCAGCACCGGCAAGCCCAAGGGCGTGGTGCTGTCGCACCGGAACATGCTGAGCGGGGCTTACAGCGTCACCCGCTATCTCGACAACCGGGCTGACGACCGACTGTTAGCCATTCTACCGTTCAGCTTCGATTACGGCTTGAGCCAACTGACCACGGCTTTCGTGGTCGGCGCGCGCGCGGTGCTGATGGATTATCTGTTGCCGCGCGATGTCATCACCGCCGTCGCGCGCGACGGGATCACCGGTCTGGCGGCGGTGCCGCCGATGTGGGTGCAACTGGCGCGGCTGGATTGGCCGGCGGCGGCGGTCGAGAGCCTGCGCTACTTCACCAATTCGGGCGGCGCGATGCCACGCGCCACCCTGAATGCGTTGCGCCGGCGCTTGCCCGAGACCACGCCCTATTTGATGTACGGTCTGACCGAGGCGTTTCGCTCCACTTATCTGCCGCCTGAGGAAATCGATCACCGGCCGGATTCCATCGGCAAGGCGATTCCCAACGCCGAAATCCTGGTGGTGCGCGCAGATGGCTCGCCGTGCGCGCCGGGCGAACCCGGCGAGTTGGTCCATCGCGGCTCGCTGGTCGCGCAAGGCTACTGGAACGATCCCGATAAGACCGCCGAACGCTTTCGTCCGTTGCCCGGCCAAAATCCGGCGCTACCTTTGGTGGAGATGGCGGTATGGTCGGGCGACACCGTTCGAATCGATCAAGAAGGCTTTTTGTACTTCATCGGCCGCAAGGATGACATGATCAAAACCTCCGGTTATCGAGTCAGTCCGACCGAAATCGAAGAAGTTCTGTACGACAGTGGCCTCGTCGCCGAAGCAGCCGCGTTAGGCGTCACTCATCCCGCATTGGGACAAGCGGTGGTCGCCGCGGTCAAGCCGTTGCGGGCAACGTGCACTGAACATGAATTGATCAATCACTGCAAAGATCGCCTACCCAACTTCATGGTCCCGCTGCAAGTCGTAATCCGCCAGACCGACCTGCCGCGTAACGCCAACGGCAAGATCGACCGCAAAATGCTGGCCGGCGAATTGCGCGATCTGTTCTCGGAAACGACCTCATGA
- a CDS encoding type VI secretion system tip protein VgrG, whose translation MATTQKYRMIAVNSVLGEDVLLFGRMTFTEQLGQLFAGHLELFSEKTDIKLADVLGTNMTVRLALPYQQGTRYFNGFVTRFSYEGTRGLRYGVYRAELNSWLWFLTRTSDCRIFQNKTVPDIIKEVFRGHGFTDFKDKLSGSYRQWEYCVQYRETDFNFVSRLMQQEGIYYYFEHENGKNSLVLADGVGSHGGFPKYESVPFFPPDAHDRRERDALSEWLIDQSVQPGAYFLNDYDFTAPRKSLRAVLNQPKAHAQSGFEMYDYPGEYTELGDGNSYSKIRLEELLAQQEVARGRGNAAGLAAGYLFSLSNCPRDDQNRKYLIVSATHHLESDEYESFSGYGISGKPYQGEITAIDAQQQYRAPRITPKPVVQGPQTAVVVGPAGEEIYTDQYGRVKCQFHWDRYGKADENSSCWIRVAQGWAGKKWGTVYLPRIGHEVIVEFLEGDPDQPIITGRVYNGINMPPYALPDNKTLSTLKSLSSKGGGGFNEFRFEDKKGEEQIFLHAERNEDIRVKKDALEWIGEERHLIVKKKQFEQVEGEKHLIVKSGAGGKGDQFEQVAGEKHQEVKQDWNQKVGGSLSLKVGMDRQEKVGLRHALDAGMEIHLKAGMKVVIEAGVQLTLKAGASFVDISPAGVVISGAPLVLINSGGAAGSGSGSSPTAPTAPTAPKEAANDQPGQITDTQAAPLQKKSQSLDSVSVSDLQTPQAKALAAAAKNGTPFCEICEAAKRGGA comes from the coding sequence ATGGCCACCACTCAAAAATATCGAATGATCGCGGTCAACAGCGTTCTCGGCGAGGACGTACTGTTGTTCGGGCGCATGACTTTTACGGAGCAGCTCGGGCAGTTGTTTGCAGGACATCTGGAGCTGTTCAGCGAAAAAACCGATATCAAGCTGGCGGACGTGCTCGGCACCAACATGACGGTTCGGCTCGCGCTGCCCTACCAGCAGGGAACCCGGTATTTCAACGGCTTTGTGACCCGCTTCAGTTATGAAGGCACGCGCGGCCTGCGCTACGGCGTCTATCGGGCCGAATTGAACTCCTGGTTGTGGTTTCTGACCCGCACCTCGGATTGTCGGATTTTTCAGAATAAAACGGTGCCCGATATCATCAAGGAGGTCTTCCGGGGGCATGGGTTCACGGATTTCAAGGACAAGCTGAGCGGCAGCTACCGACAATGGGAATACTGCGTCCAATACCGCGAAACGGATTTCAATTTCGTCAGCCGCCTGATGCAGCAGGAAGGTATCTACTATTATTTCGAGCATGAAAACGGCAAGAATTCTTTGGTGTTAGCCGACGGCGTCGGCTCCCACGGCGGCTTTCCCAAATATGAATCAGTGCCGTTTTTCCCGCCCGATGCTCACGATCGCCGCGAGCGGGACGCGCTGTCGGAATGGTTGATCGACCAAAGCGTCCAGCCCGGCGCTTATTTTTTAAACGACTACGACTTTACCGCACCACGCAAATCGCTGCGCGCGGTGTTGAACCAGCCCAAGGCTCACGCGCAATCCGGTTTTGAAATGTATGACTATCCGGGTGAGTACACGGAGTTGGGAGACGGCAACAGCTATTCCAAGATTCGCCTGGAAGAGCTGTTGGCCCAGCAGGAAGTCGCGCGGGGGCGCGGCAATGCCGCCGGTTTGGCGGCGGGTTATCTGTTCAGCCTCAGCAATTGCCCGCGCGACGACCAAAACCGTAAGTATTTGATCGTTTCGGCCACCCATCACTTGGAGTCGGATGAATACGAATCCTTTTCTGGCTACGGCATTTCCGGCAAGCCGTACCAGGGCGAAATTACCGCTATCGACGCCCAGCAGCAGTATCGGGCGCCGAGGATCACGCCCAAGCCGGTGGTGCAGGGACCACAAACCGCGGTGGTGGTCGGCCCGGCGGGCGAGGAGATTTATACGGACCAATATGGCCGGGTCAAATGTCAGTTTCATTGGGACCGCTACGGCAAGGCCGACGAGAACAGTTCCTGCTGGATTCGGGTCGCCCAAGGCTGGGCCGGCAAGAAATGGGGCACGGTGTATCTGCCGCGCATCGGCCATGAGGTCATCGTGGAGTTTTTGGAAGGCGACCCCGATCAACCGATCATCACCGGCCGGGTTTACAACGGCATCAACATGCCACCCTACGCGCTGCCCGATAACAAAACGCTGTCCACCCTCAAAAGCCTATCCAGCAAGGGCGGCGGCGGCTTCAATGAATTTCGGTTCGAGGACAAGAAGGGCGAGGAGCAGATTTTTCTCCATGCCGAGCGCAATGAAGACATTCGGGTCAAAAAGGACGCCTTGGAGTGGATCGGCGAAGAACGGCATCTGATCGTCAAGAAGAAACAGTTCGAGCAGGTCGAGGGCGAGAAGCATCTGATCGTGAAGTCGGGCGCGGGTGGCAAGGGCGACCAGTTCGAGCAAGTGGCGGGCGAGAAGCACCAGGAGGTCAAACAAGATTGGAACCAGAAGGTCGGAGGTAGTTTGTCGCTCAAGGTGGGCATGGACAGGCAGGAAAAGGTCGGCCTGAGGCACGCCTTGGATGCGGGCATGGAAATCCACCTCAAGGCGGGCATGAAAGTGGTGATCGAGGCGGGGGTGCAATTGACGCTCAAGGCCGGGGCCAGTTTCGTCGATATCAGTCCGGCCGGCGTGGTCATCAGCGGCGCGCCGTTGGTGCTGATCAACAGCGGCGGCGCGGCGGGGTCCGGTTCGGGAAGTTCGCCGACCGCGCCGACCGCGCCGACCGCGCCCAAGGAAGCGGCAAACGACCAGCCCGGTCAGATCACCGACACGCAGGCCGCGCCCTTGCAAAAGAAAAGTCAGTCCTTGGACTCTGTCAGCGTCAGCGATTTACAAACGCCGCAGGCGAAAGCGCTGGCCGCCGCCGCCAAAAACGGCACGCCGTTTTGTGAGATTTGCGAGGCGGCGAAGCGGGGTGGGGCTTGA